One Solanum pennellii chromosome 9, SPENNV200 DNA segment encodes these proteins:
- the LOC107031549 gene encoding dnaJ protein ERDJ2-like — protein MGASEENSALFPIFVLTLMALPLVPYTIVNLFGAFEKKAAKINCQCSVCVRSGKYHKSIFRRISNFSTYSNLTLVLLWVVMAILVYYIKHISTEVQIFEPFSILGLEHGASDSEIKKAYRRLSIQYHPDKNPDPEAHSYFVEFISKAYQALTDPISRENFENYGHPDGRQGLQMGIALPQFLLNIDGASEGILLLGIVGVCIILPLTVSVIYLSRSSKYTGNYVMHSTLAAYYHLMKPSLAPSKVMDVFIKASEFMDIPVRRSDEEPLQRLFVLVRSELNLDLKNIRQEQAKFWKQHPALVKTELLLQTQLTRETAALSPTLQRDFRRVLELAPRLLEELMKMAIIPRPPVGHGWLRPAIGVVELSQSIVQAVPLSARKAAGGSSEGYAPFLQLPHFSEAVVKKIARKKVRTFQDFRDMTPDERADLLTQVAGFSNGESHDVEMVLEMMPSVTIDITCETEGEEGIQEGDIVTMHAWVTLNRGSGLIRALPHCPYFPFDKEENFWLMLADSFSNDVWLSQKVSFMDEATSIIAVSKTIQESKEGSGASAREINVAVKEAIEKVKNGSRLVMGKFQAPAEGNYNLSSFCLCDSWIGCDAKSNIKLKVMKRSRAGTRGGFAADETPAMEDGIEEDEEEEEEDFDDYESEYSEDEEDTKETKSKGAVANGSAHNKGNSSGSDESGSEAD, from the exons ATGGGGGCTTCTGAAGAGAACAGCGCACTTTTCCCCATCTTTGTCTTGACTTTAATGGCTTTGCCATTAGTACCTTACACTATAGTCAATTTATTTGGTGCTTTCGAGAAAAAGGCTGCCAAAATCAACTGCCAGTGTTCGGTCTGCGTTCGGTCAGGGAAGTATCACAAATCCATATTCAGGCGG ATTTCAAACTTCTCAACATACAGTAATCTGACCCTTGTACTTCTGTGGGTTGTCATGGCTATTCTAGTTTATTACATCAAGCATATCAGCACTGAG GTCCAAATATTCGAGCCATTCAGTATCCTTGGACTGGAACATGGAGCTTCTGACTCTGAAATAAAGAAGGCGTATCGGAGACTTTCCATTCAGTATCATCCCGATAAAAATCCAGATCCAG AGGCACACTCATACTTTGTTGAGTTCATCTCAAAGGCTTATCAGGCTCTAACAGATCCGATATCTagggaaaattttgaaaattatggtCATCCCGATGGACGGCAG GGGCTTCAAATGGGCATTGCCCTCCCGCAGTTCCTTCTCAACATTGATGGAGCATCTGAAGGAATACTGTTGCTTGGAATTGTTGGAGTCTGTATAATTTTGCCCTTGACAGTTTCTGTTATATACTTGTCTAGGTCATCAAAATATACTGGAAACTATGTCATGCACTCGACATTAGCAGCATATTACCACTTAATGAAACCTTCTTTAGCTCCAAG CAAGGTCATGGATGTTTTCATTAAGGCTTCTGAATTCATGGATATTCCTGTTCGTCGGTCTGACGAAGAACCTCTGCAGAGACTGTTTGTCCTGGTTAGAAGTGAGCTAAATCTGGATCTTAAGAATATTCGCCAAGAACAAGCTAAATTTTGGAAGCAGCATCCTGCTTTAGTAAAG ACTGAATTGTTGCTTCAAACACAATTGACACGTGAGACGGCAGCCTTGTCTCCAACTTTACAGCGTGATTTCAGACGTGTGCTTGAACTTGCACCTCGGCTTTTGGAAGAATTGATGAAG ATGGCTATTATTCCACGTCCTCCAGTGGGGCATGGATGGCTAAGACCTGCAATAGGAGTGGTGGAACTGTCTCAGAGTATTGTTCAA GCAGTACCTCTCAGCGCAAGGAAAGCAGCAGGTGGATCCAGTGAAGGGTATGCACCATTTTTGCAGCTGCCACACTTTAGCGAGGCTGTCGTTAAAAAGATAGCAAGAAAG AAAGTTCGTACATTTCAAGACTTCCGTGACATGACACCGGATGAACGTGCTGATCTGCTGACTCAAGTTGCTGGGTTCTCCAATGGTGAATCCCACGATGTGGAGATGGTTCTTGAAATGATGCCTTCAGTGACAATTGATATCACATGTGAGACTGAAGGTGAGGAGGGAATTCAAGAGGGTGACATCGTTACCATGCATGCTTGGGTCACTCTTAACCGTGGTAGTGGCTTGATACGCGCCCTTCCACATTGTCCGTATTTTCCTTTTGACAAAGAGGAGAATTTCTGGCTGATGCTTGCGGACTCCTTTTCGAATGATGTGTGGCTCTCTCAGAAGGTTAGTTTCATGGATGAAGCTACATCGATAATTGCTGTATCAAAAACAATTCAGGAGTCAAAGGAAGGGTCTGGTGCAAGTGCAAGGGAAATAAATGTTGCTGTTAAAGAAGCAATTGAGAAAGTGAAAAATGGTTCAAGACTGGTAATGGGGAAGTTCCAAGCTCCAGCTGAAGGGAACTACAACTTGAGCTCTTTCTGCTTATGTGACTCTTGGATTGGTTGTGATGCAAAGTCGAATATAAAGTTAAAGGTTATGAAACGTAGCAGAGCTGGAACCAGAGGTGGTTTCGCAGCAGATGAGACTCctgccatggaggatggaatTGAGGAGGacgaggaagaagaagaagaggatttCGATGATTATGAAAGTGAATACAGCGAAGATGAAGAAGATACAAAGGAAACAAAGAGTAAAGGAGCTGTGGCCAATGGCTCTGCCCATAACAAGGGCAACAGTTCAGGTTCTGATGAATCTGGTTCAGAAGCCGACTAA